Part of the Musa acuminata AAA Group cultivar baxijiao chromosome BXJ2-7, Cavendish_Baxijiao_AAA, whole genome shotgun sequence genome is shown below.
ATTTGTTGCTTTTAACTTGCTAGTTCTTGGATTCTCTGCAATCAGTTGCACAATGCCTAGGAAATACCTCGTTCAGGTGCACAGTGTCTGGGAAATCTCGTGGCCTTTCAGTCTGGAACAAAACCAGTGCTAGCAGGAATCTGGTACTCCAGCAGAAAGTTCAAATTACATATTTACATCTGAATTGTTTGGCCATCCAATAATCACAACTGGGTTGGTACACTGATCCAGTGAGacctgtatttttttttttggtaacgaTCAGCTTATCGAATTTCCACACAATCTTGCTTCACTTCTTTGCTCATTGTATGGAAAACTATTACTTAATTGTTTAATTACCTGAGTTATTAAGAATGTGATCTATGTAAGTCATCAGTTCATGTAGTATGCATTTTAAAGCActttaaaattatgcatttttTAACATTTGTTTATGATGATGTCTTTTACTTTTTGTCTATCTTGTCAGTATAAGTTCGTAAAACAGGTAGATTGAGAAATGCGTAGGGGTCATGAATAGATATCATCTATTGGCAGACTCATAACTTCTGTATATTTATTTGTATTTTTGCAGGTTTTTGGGACTCCTATTGCACCTATCGCAATTTTTCTGGTCCTCCTCTTCTCTAGTCAGATTACTTCTCTAACTTGGAATATTGGAGGGCGACTGATCTTGCAATATCTTTTTGGTGCAAACCTCTCATCGTGGGTTCATCATTTCTTTGTTAAAGCTCTTTCCGTTGTTCCAGCTCTCTGCTGCGCAACATGTGCAGGTTCTGAAGGGATATATCAGTTGCTTATTTTCTGTCAAATCATACAGGCTATGCTTCTTCCATCTTCCGTGATTCCCCTTTTTAGAGTCGCATCATCAAGATCACTAATGAGAGCCTTTAAAATCTCATGGCATATGGAAATCTTGGCTCTGTTCGCATTTTTTGGAATGCTTGCATCAAATGTCATCTTTATAACAGAAATGTTATTTGGAAATAGTAGTTGGATCAACAACCTTGGAGGAACTATGGGAACCACTGCGAGAGTCCCATATGctgttattcttcttcttgcctgTACATCAATAGTTTTCATGCTGTATTTGGCAGTTACACCATTGAAATCCGTGAGTGACGGGCCTGAAAATGAAATATGGACCTCGCATACCTGGAAGTATCAGCATGAGTTGTCTGAGGTAAGGGAAGACGACGATCAGGATAAAATTGCATCTGATGAAGATCAAATGTTTCCAGCGGAACCTACCTTGGAGAATTCCACAGAGAGCCTTCATGATAAATCAGTTATTGAGGTGAATCTTCTGCAGTCTGGTACAACCATGGATCCTGAAGATGAGCATTATCAATCTCACAATTCCAATGACAATGGTCCTTGCACTTCCCCTGTTTATTCTACCGTGGAACCAATACCCATTAATGAAGTTGACTTGGAAACTGTGGATAAGTTGTCTGCTGGTAATTCATCAGATCCCAGTGTATTAAAAAGAGTTGATCAGATGGAACCAGTTCAAAAAGACTTGGCATTAGAAGGGGATAATTACACAGATAAAGATAGCGAAGGGACTTTGGAGCTTGAGGAGTCTCTCAGGGAACCTATGTCAGCAACAGCAACTGAGGATTCAGGATCTGTTCATTGTGTCAAAGTACAAGGTTTTGATGGTGGTAATGGCAGCGGAAGCTTGTCCAAACTGTCTGGATTAGGTCGTGCAGCTCGACGTCAGTTGGCAGCCATCTTGGATGAATTCTGGGGTTACCTTTTTGATTTTCATGGGAAGCTAACACAAGAAGCCATGGTTAAAAAGTTTGATGTTTTATTGGGAATGGATACAAAAGCAGTTAATTTTTCTGTGAAAATGGATGCAGTAACAGAGTCCTCTAATAGTTTCTTTAAAGATACAGATAGGGCAACGATTTTCCCAGCCAATTCAATTGAATATAACTCTCCTAAGGGAAGGAACTTGTCCAGTTTAGAGTTCCTTTATGGAGCTAAGATGGGAATGACATCTTGGTCTCATGACATGCATCTATCAAATACTCCTTTGCAAAGCTCGTCTAGCAGCCTACTTGAGCCTGTACAAAAGACTTACTCCAGCTTGCACCTGCCTCAGTATTCTGATAATCGGGATTACCAGCCAGCAACAATACACGGGTACCAGATTGCATCTAATTTAAAAGGAATTGGTGCAGGGAGAAGTCCTTATTCCTCATATGCTTCACTGGACCCTCCAACTACTATCAAATCTGCTGTGCCTTTTGTTCCAAGTCTCAGAGATTCAGTCTCGTATGCACATAGGCAGGCTGGACTGAACTCACTTAGAACATCTGGTTTGCACAACCCAACAGTGTCTAGAGCAAGCGGAGTGCAAATAGAAGCCCCTTATTATGATCACGGCTTTGTTGAATCTATAGAGAGTGTTGACTCTTCTTCCTATGCAAAGAAATACCATAGCTCTCCAGACATTTCTGCACTTATTGCTGCTAGCAGGAATGCTTTGATGAATGAGATGAAGTGGGGCGAACCTATTGGTCCCAAGCCATTCTTGGGTCGGATGACATCTGGACAGTCACAATTTAACCCTTTATCCAAGACTGGATTTCCTTTGGCATTTGATGAAATTTCTCCACCCAAACTCCATGAGGATGTCTTTTCTCTTCAGTCAAACTTGAACCAAAGTGCTAAGTCTCTTTGGTCCAGACAACCATTCGAACAATTATTCGGTGTGATGAATAGAGAGCAGAGTAGGGGGGATGAATCACTTAATGACAGAACGAGAATTGCTTCTAGAGAAACTCTTTCGTATTCAGAGTTGGAAGCTAAGTTACTCCAAGCTCTCCAATTTTGTATTGTGAAGCTCCTGAACTTGGAGGGATCAGACTGGCTGTTTAGACAAAACGGTGGCTGTGACGAGGAACTTGTTAATCAAGTGGTTTTGAATGTGAAAACATTGCGAGAATCCGGAACTCATGAAATTAATCAGTTGTACTCCAGTGAGATTCAGTACTTGTCTTCAGTTCGAAAGCCTATTTTGGTCCAGAAAAACGAGGATGCAGATTCTGCTTTTCCTTTGTCATTGCCTAATTGTGGTGAGAGTTGTATATGGCGTGCATCCCTGGTTGTGAGTTTTGGAGTTTGGTGTGTTCGGCGCATCTTGGAGCTGTCGCTTGTGGAGAGTCGGCCAGAGCTTTGGGGAAAATACACTTATGTTCTCAACCGCCTTCAGGTAAAACTACCCCAGGACATTAATTAGAAAGTCTCTATTGTTTGACTGACAGGAAAGAAACTGTAATTAAATAATTGGTCTGAACAGTAACAAAAATACAAGATAATAGTGTTTGCTGCTAATTAATTCAAACAAATAATTATTCCAATCATTGATGTCCTTCGTAAGCACTTTGCTTCCTGGCACAAAATGCAGTGGCTAGTAATACAAGTGAGCGGTCCCCTCTTGTATCGAAGccagtaagattttttttttttttgactaaaTTCATTTATTCAGTTAAGATGTCACCCTAGAGGAAATGGCAAATTGAACATCAATGAGTAACACCTAAATTGAAGTAAGTTGCTACTATTGGCATGTCATTGGATTAACTTTATCTTGTAGATGGACATAGATATTGTTAGCGATTACCAATTAGCATGTGCATGCCCACACACATAAGAAGGTAAACGTACTTCCACGATATGCAGATTCAAGAAAAATTCTCACTCAGTTTCAAACTTGGAAGGTAAAAAAGGTATGACTTGCTTAAATCTCTCTATGGATGAGACTGCCACTCTTTTATGTATGCCACCCTATGCCTGCTGGAACTAGCTAAAATTGGCCTAGGTATAGTGAAAAATGCCTGGAACTGGCACAACACAGCTCAACATGGCACTCCCTGTTCCAGCTGAAACTTGAATCCTTAGTTATGAGGTCATCATATGGGCTCCACTTGGTTCACTTATTAGTTCCAATTATATCTTTTACCAAGCCATTCTATGATCGCTTTCTCAGTCTGCAACATTTCTTATTTTACCTCTTGCATCTTCATGTGCACTCAATTGTCTTTTGTGTAAATTAAGTCAATATTTTCCTTATTTGCATTTAAAAGACCAACCTTGGAGTGTTTGTCAGCTGTGAACTTTCATAGCTGTAAAAACAATCAATGTCATTCATAGTATCCTTAGTAAATCATCATCGGTCATAGGAGCACACTGTTGTTTTCCCACCATTATTCTCTTTGACAAGGCCCTGCACATTGAGTATCTTGTCTCATTTAATACAGGGAATTCTTGATCTTGCATTCCTGAAGCCCCGGCGTCCCCTTGCCAACTGTTTATGTTTTGAAGAACAACTAAAAGATATGAAGACTTTCAACTGCTCATTGCCAAATATATCATACAAAATTGGAAAACCAATCAAGGGATCCTTTACGACAGCAAATATGATTCTCGATATCATTAAAGATGTTGAAATTGCAGTTGCTGGTCGCAAGGGCCGGACAGGCACTGCAGCAGGGGATATTGCATTTCCGAAAGGGAAAGAAAACTTGGCTTCGGTGTTGAAGCGATACAAGCGTCGGCTCTCAAACAAGTTTCCTGGAGCCCATGAAGGTACTTCAGCTCGCAAGACCCCTGCAAATTCCTTGGTTTTATAGCATGCAAGGAAAGATGCTGTTAGAAATTTAGGAGTCATGAGTTTTTTCGTTGAAAAACGTTTTAGGTTTCAGAGTTTGTTGGGTTTTTCCCTTCCAGGTTTCCCATTCCATATATTTGTATAAGAATTACAAGCATATTAAGTGGAGAAGAAAAGGGCAAACAGAAATATGGATGCTTCTTTGTTTTACCAACATTTTTTCACAAGCAATTTCGGATCTTCCTTAGAAATTAATAGATTTGTTTCCTTCTACTTGTATCAAACATAACATTCCTGCAGTTACTGCTGAAGAAATCGGAGCCTTTAATTTAAAGTTTGCAGTATAAAAGGTGATGAAATTCATATCAAATTTGTGCCATCAAATCCCTTTTGACTCTTTTTCTTGTTGCAAATCCTTATAATAAATATTTGCTAAGCAACAGATTGGGAAAATGAGCTATGATTTTTCTGCTGTTGTTAAAAGACTAGCAAACTTCTGTGAGGTTCATTTGCTGGGTTTTCTTCTTCTCTGAATTTGTCTTGTAATTCATGTGGAATTGCGAATATCTCTtgtttatgcatgcaattgccttgtctttttctctcttttttgggCTGCTCCATGTCTTCTCCACCCTTGTTGCTTCCTCTCTTTCTTCTATTCAGCTTCATATTTCAAATCGTGTTTATTATTAGTGTCTAAGCAA
Proteins encoded:
- the LOC135616506 gene encoding protein ETHYLENE-INSENSITIVE 2-like isoform X2; translation: METAGHVASNLFPSLGPALMISMGYIDLGKWVAAVEGGARFGYDLVFLVLFFNLTAIFCQYLATCVGMVTQKNLAQICSEEYCRSACIALGVQAALSMITSELTMILGIAYGINLLTSVDLWACICLAAVGAVFLPFITLLGKRLNEEIYISIAGFSLLFYVLGVLISQPEIPLVMDVIFPKLSGENSYLLMALLGSNIMAHNFYIQSSIVQRVLPYATMGALFHDHFFAIVFIFTSIFLVNYVLINSAAAFFNSTDIVFSFQDVSLLIDQVFGTPIAPIAIFLVLLFSSQITSLTWNIGGRLILQYLFGANLSSWVHHFFVKALSVVPALCCATCAGSEGIYQLLIFCQIIQAMLLPSSVIPLFRVASSRSLMRAFKISWHMEILALFAFFGMLASNVIFITEMLFGNSSWINNLGGTMGTTARVPYAVILLLACTSIVFMLYLAVTPLKSVSDGPENEIWTSHTWKYQHELSEVREDDDQDKIASDEDQMFPAEPTLENSTESLHDKSVIEVNLLQSGTTMDPEDEHYQSHNSNDNGPCTSPVYSTVEPIPINEVDLETVDKLSAGNSSDPSVLKRVDQMEPVQKDLALEGDNYTDKDSEGTLELEESLREPMSATATEDSGSVHCVKVQGFDGGNGSGSLSKLSGLGRAARRQLAAILDEFWGYLFDFHGKLTQEAMVKKFDVLLGMDTKAVNFSVKMDAVTESSNSFFKDTDRATIFPANSIEYNSPKGRNLSSLEFLYGAKMGMTSWSHDMHLSNTPLQSSSSSLLEPVQKTYSSLHLPQYSDNRDYQPATIHGYQIASNLKGIGAGRSPYSSYASLDPPTTIKSAVPFVPSLRDSVSYAHRQAGLNSLRTSGLHNPTVSRASGVQIEAPYYDHGFVESIESVDSSSYAKKYHSSPDISALIAASRNALMNEMKWGEPIGPKPFLGRMTSGQSQFNPLSKTGFPLAFDEISPPKLHEDVFSLQSNLNQSAKSLWSRQPFEQLFGVMNREQSRGDESLNDRTRIASRETLSYSELEAKLLQALQFCIVKLLNLEGSDWLFRQNGGCDEELVNQVVLNVKTLRESGTHEINQLYSSEIQYLSSVRKPILVQKNEDADSAFPLSLPNCGESCIWRASLVVSFGVWCVRRILELSLVESRPELWGKYTYVLNRLQGILDLAFLKPRRPLANCLCFEEQLKDMKTFNCSLPNISYKIGKPIKGSFTTANMILDIIKDVEIAVAGRKGRTGTAAGDIAFPKGKENLASVLKRYKRRLSNKFPGAHEGTSARKTPANSLVL
- the LOC135616506 gene encoding protein ETHYLENE-INSENSITIVE 2-like isoform X1, which codes for METAGHVASNLFPSLGPALMISMGYIDLGKWVAAVEGGARFGYDLVFLVLFFNLTAIFCQYLATCVGMVTQKNLAQICSEEYCRSACIALGVQAALSMITSELTMILGIAYGINLLTSVDLWACICLAAVGAVFLPFITLLGKRLNEEIYISIAGFSLLFYVLGVLISQPEIPLVMDVIFPKLSGENSYLLMALLGSNIMAHNFYIQSSIVQRQRVLPYATMGALFHDHFFAIVFIFTSIFLVNYVLINSAAAFFNSTDIVFSFQDVSLLIDQVFGTPIAPIAIFLVLLFSSQITSLTWNIGGRLILQYLFGANLSSWVHHFFVKALSVVPALCCATCAGSEGIYQLLIFCQIIQAMLLPSSVIPLFRVASSRSLMRAFKISWHMEILALFAFFGMLASNVIFITEMLFGNSSWINNLGGTMGTTARVPYAVILLLACTSIVFMLYLAVTPLKSVSDGPENEIWTSHTWKYQHELSEVREDDDQDKIASDEDQMFPAEPTLENSTESLHDKSVIEVNLLQSGTTMDPEDEHYQSHNSNDNGPCTSPVYSTVEPIPINEVDLETVDKLSAGNSSDPSVLKRVDQMEPVQKDLALEGDNYTDKDSEGTLELEESLREPMSATATEDSGSVHCVKVQGFDGGNGSGSLSKLSGLGRAARRQLAAILDEFWGYLFDFHGKLTQEAMVKKFDVLLGMDTKAVNFSVKMDAVTESSNSFFKDTDRATIFPANSIEYNSPKGRNLSSLEFLYGAKMGMTSWSHDMHLSNTPLQSSSSSLLEPVQKTYSSLHLPQYSDNRDYQPATIHGYQIASNLKGIGAGRSPYSSYASLDPPTTIKSAVPFVPSLRDSVSYAHRQAGLNSLRTSGLHNPTVSRASGVQIEAPYYDHGFVESIESVDSSSYAKKYHSSPDISALIAASRNALMNEMKWGEPIGPKPFLGRMTSGQSQFNPLSKTGFPLAFDEISPPKLHEDVFSLQSNLNQSAKSLWSRQPFEQLFGVMNREQSRGDESLNDRTRIASRETLSYSELEAKLLQALQFCIVKLLNLEGSDWLFRQNGGCDEELVNQVVLNVKTLRESGTHEINQLYSSEIQYLSSVRKPILVQKNEDADSAFPLSLPNCGESCIWRASLVVSFGVWCVRRILELSLVESRPELWGKYTYVLNRLQGILDLAFLKPRRPLANCLCFEEQLKDMKTFNCSLPNISYKIGKPIKGSFTTANMILDIIKDVEIAVAGRKGRTGTAAGDIAFPKGKENLASVLKRYKRRLSNKFPGAHEGTSARKTPANSLVL
- the LOC135616506 gene encoding protein ETHYLENE-INSENSITIVE 2-like isoform X3 yields the protein METAGHVASNLFPSLGPALMISMGYIDLGKWVAAVEGGARFGYDLVFLVLFFNLTAIFCQYLATCVGMVTQKNLAQICSEEYCRSACIALGVQAALSMITSELTMILGIAYGINLLTSVDLWACICLAAVGAVFLPFITLLGKRLNEEIYISIAGFSLLFYVLGVLISQPEIPLVMDVIFPKLSGENSYLLMALLGSNIMAHNFYIQSSIVQVFGTPIAPIAIFLVLLFSSQITSLTWNIGGRLILQYLFGANLSSWVHHFFVKALSVVPALCCATCAGSEGIYQLLIFCQIIQAMLLPSSVIPLFRVASSRSLMRAFKISWHMEILALFAFFGMLASNVIFITEMLFGNSSWINNLGGTMGTTARVPYAVILLLACTSIVFMLYLAVTPLKSVSDGPENEIWTSHTWKYQHELSEVREDDDQDKIASDEDQMFPAEPTLENSTESLHDKSVIEVNLLQSGTTMDPEDEHYQSHNSNDNGPCTSPVYSTVEPIPINEVDLETVDKLSAGNSSDPSVLKRVDQMEPVQKDLALEGDNYTDKDSEGTLELEESLREPMSATATEDSGSVHCVKVQGFDGGNGSGSLSKLSGLGRAARRQLAAILDEFWGYLFDFHGKLTQEAMVKKFDVLLGMDTKAVNFSVKMDAVTESSNSFFKDTDRATIFPANSIEYNSPKGRNLSSLEFLYGAKMGMTSWSHDMHLSNTPLQSSSSSLLEPVQKTYSSLHLPQYSDNRDYQPATIHGYQIASNLKGIGAGRSPYSSYASLDPPTTIKSAVPFVPSLRDSVSYAHRQAGLNSLRTSGLHNPTVSRASGVQIEAPYYDHGFVESIESVDSSSYAKKYHSSPDISALIAASRNALMNEMKWGEPIGPKPFLGRMTSGQSQFNPLSKTGFPLAFDEISPPKLHEDVFSLQSNLNQSAKSLWSRQPFEQLFGVMNREQSRGDESLNDRTRIASRETLSYSELEAKLLQALQFCIVKLLNLEGSDWLFRQNGGCDEELVNQVVLNVKTLRESGTHEINQLYSSEIQYLSSVRKPILVQKNEDADSAFPLSLPNCGESCIWRASLVVSFGVWCVRRILELSLVESRPELWGKYTYVLNRLQGILDLAFLKPRRPLANCLCFEEQLKDMKTFNCSLPNISYKIGKPIKGSFTTANMILDIIKDVEIAVAGRKGRTGTAAGDIAFPKGKENLASVLKRYKRRLSNKFPGAHEGTSARKTPANSLVL
- the LOC135616506 gene encoding protein ETHYLENE-INSENSITIVE 2-like isoform X4, which gives rise to MITSELTMILGIAYGINLLTSVDLWACICLAAVGAVFLPFITLLGKRLNEEIYISIAGFSLLFYVLGVLISQPEIPLVMDVIFPKLSGENSYLLMALLGSNIMAHNFYIQSSIVQRQRVLPYATMGALFHDHFFAIVFIFTSIFLVNYVLINSAAAFFNSTDIVFSFQDVSLLIDQVFGTPIAPIAIFLVLLFSSQITSLTWNIGGRLILQYLFGANLSSWVHHFFVKALSVVPALCCATCAGSEGIYQLLIFCQIIQAMLLPSSVIPLFRVASSRSLMRAFKISWHMEILALFAFFGMLASNVIFITEMLFGNSSWINNLGGTMGTTARVPYAVILLLACTSIVFMLYLAVTPLKSVSDGPENEIWTSHTWKYQHELSEVREDDDQDKIASDEDQMFPAEPTLENSTESLHDKSVIEVNLLQSGTTMDPEDEHYQSHNSNDNGPCTSPVYSTVEPIPINEVDLETVDKLSAGNSSDPSVLKRVDQMEPVQKDLALEGDNYTDKDSEGTLELEESLREPMSATATEDSGSVHCVKVQGFDGGNGSGSLSKLSGLGRAARRQLAAILDEFWGYLFDFHGKLTQEAMVKKFDVLLGMDTKAVNFSVKMDAVTESSNSFFKDTDRATIFPANSIEYNSPKGRNLSSLEFLYGAKMGMTSWSHDMHLSNTPLQSSSSSLLEPVQKTYSSLHLPQYSDNRDYQPATIHGYQIASNLKGIGAGRSPYSSYASLDPPTTIKSAVPFVPSLRDSVSYAHRQAGLNSLRTSGLHNPTVSRASGVQIEAPYYDHGFVESIESVDSSSYAKKYHSSPDISALIAASRNALMNEMKWGEPIGPKPFLGRMTSGQSQFNPLSKTGFPLAFDEISPPKLHEDVFSLQSNLNQSAKSLWSRQPFEQLFGVMNREQSRGDESLNDRTRIASRETLSYSELEAKLLQALQFCIVKLLNLEGSDWLFRQNGGCDEELVNQVVLNVKTLRESGTHEINQLYSSEIQYLSSVRKPILVQKNEDADSAFPLSLPNCGESCIWRASLVVSFGVWCVRRILELSLVESRPELWGKYTYVLNRLQGILDLAFLKPRRPLANCLCFEEQLKDMKTFNCSLPNISYKIGKPIKGSFTTANMILDIIKDVEIAVAGRKGRTGTAAGDIAFPKGKENLASVLKRYKRRLSNKFPGAHEGTSARKTPANSLVL